The Egicoccus sp. AB-alg6-2 genome segment GCCGGCGGCCTCCTTGATCGCCACCGACAGCGGCAGGATCGCGCGCGGGAACTGCAGCGAGCGCAGCAGGCCGACGTTGTTGACGATCGAGCTGGCCCCGCCGCTGATGGTGCGCTGCATGTAGCCGTAGAACATCACGCCGACGGTGAGGAAGGCGATGTAGTTGGGCGGCCGGACGTCACCGGCGAGGTCGGCGTCCTCGACCGCCGCGCCACCGACGTCGAAGATGATCCCGAAGATGAGGTAGTAGATCGCGATGAGCAGGATCGGGTTGATCAACCGCCACAGGCTGCCGAGCACGGTGTCCATGTGCTCGCCACGCAGCTGCCCGGTGGCGAGGTTGACGGCGAACTGCCGTCGCGCCCACAGGCCACGCAGGTAGTCGCGCGCGCGGGGCTTGCCGCCGAGCGGGATCAGCCCCCGGGGCGGCGAGGAGAGTTGGGACACGGGCGGGGCATCCGGACATGGGGAGGAGTCGGCGCGCCATCCTACTGCCGCCACCCGCCCGTATCGTGCCGGCGGGTCCCGGCGGCCTGTCCGTGCGCCGGTGCGTCGAGGTCCGTCGGAGGGCCCCGCTGCTATCGTCGAGCGTCGTCGCCGCCGGCCTGGTGGCGGCGACGTTTTCGTCCGAGGAACGTCCACCTCATGCGCCACTCCCCCGCGCGGCCGCAGCGCACCATCGACCTGCTGCGCCCCCATCTCGACGGCGTCAGCCACGCCCTGGACCTGCACCCGGGAGACCCGGACCTGCGCGGCGTCGTCGGGCTGCCGGCGGAGGTCGCCCACGTCCCGGTCACCTCCGACATCGAGGTGTCCCGCGACCAGCGCTGTCTGCTGGTGACGCGGGTCGCCGCCGGCGCGGATCCGCAGGAGGCGGTCGGCGACCTCGACGGGGCCGCCGCCGGCGCCCGGGCGGTGGTCTTCCTGCGCTCGGGGCTCGAGCACGCGCCGGTGCTGGGCCTGGGTGCCGCACTCGCCGACGCCGGCTGGCGGGTGCTGGGATTCGGCGAACTGCTCTACGAGGTGGCACCCAGCGCGGTGGTCGCGGTGCGCGCCGGCGACGGTGGCAAGGACGACGGCCACGCCGACGCCGGCGACAGCGGCGACCGCGACCAGGACGGCGGCCACGCCGACACCGGCGACGACGATCTGGCCGAACACAACCGTCGTGTGCTCGAGCGGGCGCTGGTTCCGCTGCTGCTGGCCCGCCTCGAGGGCGGCGAGGACGGCGACGAGGGCGACGCCGAGCACCTGCGCGACCGCCTGGCCTACCTCGAACGCCAGCTCGACCGGTTGCGCGACGACGCCGCGGAACACCGTGAACGCGAGCGCGTGCTCAAGCGCGACCTGCGGACCGCACAGCGCAAGCTCGGACAGATGGAGACCTCGACGAGCTACCGCGTCGGACACGCGCTGGTCCGCTCGACGCGTTCGCCGGGTGCCGCCAAGCGGCTGCCCAAAGAACTGGCCAAGGCCCTGCGCGAGCGCGAGGCCCCGGCCACCACGACCCCCGAGGTCGCCGAGGAGCACGCCGGCGGTGCCGAGGCGCAGGAACGCAGCGGTGAACCGGCCGAGCGGTGGCGACTGGTCGACGGGCTGACGACCCGGTTCACCGCCGACGTCGCCCCGTCGCTCGCCGTCGTCGGCACCGCCGAGTTCGCCGACGTGCTGGGCCGTCACGCCGCCGTGACCCGCCTGCTGCCGCACGACGCCGCGTTGCTGCTCGAGCGGATGCGTCCCGGGGCGGTGCTCGTGCAGGCCAGTGCGGTCCTGCACGGTTCGCCCTGGGCGGGCGGCGGAACGTCCGTGTCCGTCGAGCGCGACCGCGACCTGGCGCAGGTGCTCGCCGCCGCGTCGGCGGCCGGTGTGTCGACCGTGTGGTGGTGGGACGCGCCGGCGGCGTCGCTGCCGCTGCTGCGCTCGGTCGCCGCGACCTGTGACGTGGTGCTCTCCGCCGACGGCCGGCTCGGGCCGGCCTGGGCCCCTGGCGCGGACCTGCACCACGTCGACGTCGCGGCCCGGGGCGGCGACGGCGTCGTCCACCTGCACACCGGTGGTCCTCGCGCACCGGTCGGACTCCTGCGCGAGGCCCTGCGTGCCGCCGCCCGGCGCACCACGACCCGCGTGGTGGTCGACCTCCTCGACCATCCCCGGCTGGCCGACGTGGCGGTCGAGACCGGCGCCGAGCTGTCCGTCGCCACCCCGAACGACCGCTACGCGGCCTACCGCGACGCCGCCGTGGTCCTCGCCTCGCCCTTCACCAGCGCGCCGGACGGCACCGACGCGGTCGGCCCGACGTTGGCGGCGTTGCTGTCGGGCGCCCGCGTCGTCAGCGGCCCGAACCCCGTGCTGCGCGACCTCGTCGGCGACCTCGTCACCTTCGTCGACACCGCCGACGAGCTGCCGGACGCGTTGGAGCAGGCGCTGACCGCCGCGCCCGCCGACGACGCGGCCCGCTGGCGACAGCTGCGCCACCTCGCGGCGGTCGCCTCGCCCTACACGGCCCTGCGCCGCCTGGGCGGCCACCTCGGCCACCAGGTGGATCCGACCCCGCAGCGGGCCGTGACGGTCGTCACCGACCTCGACGGCGACGCCGAGCCGTTCGTGGCCGCCGCGCTGGCCCAGCGGACCCGCCCGCAGGTCGTGGTCGCCCGCGGCGCGCAACCCGGCCTGCACGACCGCGCCCTGGCCGAACTCGAGGCCGCCGGGATCCAGGTCATCGCGACCGGCCCCTCGCGCGGCGCCCTGCCCCTGACCGCGCCGACGCCGTGGGTGGTGCGCCTCGACGCCGGCGCCGAGCTGCACCCCGACCACCTGCACGACCTGCTGCTGGCGGCCGAGCTCGGGCCGCTCCCGGACGCGGTCGGGTACGCCGACCGGCTGGGACCGGCCGAGCGCCTGCCCGACACCGGCACGCTGCTGCGCGCCGAGCTGGTCCGCCGGCGCGGCCGGACCGCCGCCGACCGCTGGACGCCGCTGGGGCTGCGCAGCCTCGGTGTGCCCCGACTCCACGAACCCCAGGCCACGACCGGCGAGGTGACCCCGTGACCCGGCGCCTGCGCGCCCTGCTGTACGGCGACGTCGACATGAACGTGATCGACGGCTCGGCGGTGTGGGCCCAGTCCACCGCGCTGGCGCTGGCCGACGCCGGGGTCGAGGTGACCCTGGTCCTCAAGGCCGCCGTCACCACCGACCGGCTGTTGCAGCCGCTGGCGGACCACGCGGGCATCGTCGTGCACGCCCCCCACGCGGAGCGCACGGTGGCCGACCTCGGCGAGGGACAGCTCACGCCGGCGCAGTTCGCCGAGCTGGCCGCGGAGCTGGACGCCGCCGACCGCTTCGACCTGGTGGTGCTCCGCGGCTTCGGGCTCGTGCGCACGGTCGTCGAGGACGGCCGCCTGCACGGCCGCCTGTGGACCTACCTGACCGACATCCCGCAGACGGTCGTCGAGCTCACCGACGAGGCCGTCGACCAGCTGACGGCGATAGCGGACGCCTCGCGGGTCGTGTTGTGCCAGACCGAGGAACTGCGCTCCTTCCTCGAGACCGGCGTCCCGGCCACCTGTGGCAAGACGGCGCTGTTCCCGCCGATCGTGCCGGCGGCGCAGGTCTCGGCCACCGACGAGCCGCCCGCCACCGACGACCTGCAGCTGGTCTACATCGGCAAGTTCGCCCGCCGCTGGAACACCCTCGAGATGACGCAGCTGCCGGCCCGGCTCGCCGAACACGGCGTGACCGCCCAGCTGCACGCGGTCGGCGACAAGATCCACCGTGGCGACGAGGTGATGCCCGACTTCCCGCACCGGATGCGTGAGGGGCTGGAGAACGGTGTCGGCGTCGTCTGGCACGGCGGACGCCCACGCGCCGAGGCGATGGCCCAGGCCGCACTCGCCCACGTCGGCATGTCGTGGCGTGACGCGGAGCTCGACGCCAGCCTCGAGCTGTCCACGAAGGTGCTGGAGTACGGCTCGCTCGGACTGCCGGTCGTGCTCAACCGCACCCCGGCGCACGAGGCGCTGCTCGGTGCCGACTATCCGTTGTTCGCCGCGACCGAGGACGAGGTCGTCGAGGTGCTGCTCGACGTCACCCGCGACGGTGAACGCTGGAAGTTGGCCGCGGAGCGCTGCCGCACCGCCGCGGCGGCCTACACCCTGGAGCGTGCGAGCGAAGAGCTGCGCATCGAACTGGGGCGGGTGTTCCCCGACGCGCCGGCGCTGGCCCGCAGTGACGGTCGCCCGCTGCGCGTGGTCGTCGCCAGCCACGACCTGAAGTTCTTCACCCGCATCCTCGACGACCTGCAGGCCCTGCCCCAGGTCGAGGTCCGCATCGACCCGTGGGCCTCGCTCAACGACCACGACGAGGCCCGCTCGCGCGAGCTCAACGACTGGGCCGACGTCGTCATCCTCGAGTGGTGTGGCCGCAACGCGGCCTGGTACTCGCGGCACAAGCGGGAGGGGCAGCGCCTGATCCTGCGCCTGCACCGCTTCGAGCTCTACACCCACTATCCGGCGGACGTGCAGCACGACGCCATCGACCAGGTGATCGCGGTCAGCCCGCACTACGCCGACCTCACCCGCGAGTTGACCGACTTCGCCCCCGAACGGGTCGTGACCATCGCCAACTGGGTCGACGTGCACGCCTTCGACCGCCCGAAGGATCCGGCGGCCCGGTTCCACCTCGGCATGATCGGGGTGTCCCCCGTCACCCGGAAGCGGCTGGATCTCGGCATCGACGTCGTCGAGCGCCTGCGTGCTGTCGACCCGCGTTTCATGTTGTTCGTCAAGTCGAAGCTGTCGTGGGACTACTGGTGGATCTGGAAGGACGACGACGAGCAGCGTGAGCTGCAGCACAGCCTCGACCGGCTGCAGTCGTCGGCGCTGCTGCGCAACGGGGTGGTGTTCGACGGGTTCGGTCCCGACGTCGCGGCGTGGCTGCGCAAGATCGGGTTCGTGCTCTCCACCAGCGACGACGAGTCGTTCCACCTCTCCCCCGCCGAGGGCATGGCGTCGGGCGCCGTCCCGCTCGTCCGTGACTGGCCGGGCTCGCGGACCATCTACGCCGACCGTTGGGTGCACGCCGACGTCGACGAGATGGTCGAGCGCATCCTCGACCTCGTCCACGGAGGCGGCTACGACGCGGCGGCGGACGAGGCCCGCGCGCAGGTCACCGAGGCGTTCGACCTGCCGGGGGTCGCCGAGCAGTGGCGGCGCATCCTGGTCGAGGACCTGCCGCCGGACGCGCCGGGGGCCCGGCTGATGCCATGAACCAGGCCACCCGGATCGCCCGCGGACTGCTGCGACGCGTGCGCCGCCGGTGGCGACGTGGCCGCGGAGGACCCGGCGCGACACCGGCGGCGGGCAAGCCGGCGGCGGGCAAGCCGGCGGCGGGCAAGCCGGCCGGCAAGGCGTCGGCGGGCACGCCGTCGGAGGTCGCGGCGGACGGCCCGGCCGAGGGCGTCGACCGCCCGACGCAGGCGCCGACGCTGACACAGCGCCGGTTCACCACCCGCCTGCCGGTGCCCGCCGGCACGGCCCCGCTGCCGCCGTTGCTGGTCGAGGCGCCGCCGCGGGCGTTCGTGGCAAAGCGGCTGCACGAGGTGGGCCTGGCGGGCTACGAGCCGGACACCCTCGCCGCCTGGTGTGCGGCGCTGCAGTTGCGTCCGCCGGGACTGGTGTACGACGTGGGCGCGAACATCGGCGTGTTCGCGCTGACCGCGGCGCTGCTGGTCCGCGAAGGGCTGGCGCCGGCACACCGGATCGTCGCGGTCGAGCCGACGCCCGAGCTCGTGGAGGTGGCGCGGCGGCTGATCCGCCGCAACCACCTCGACGTGGAGGTGCTGTCGATGGCGTTCGGACGCGACGACACGACCGCCATCTTCCACCTGTCGGACCAGTCGGACGCCTCGTCGTCGCTCAACGAGGCGTTCCGGCCCTCGACCCGCAAGGTCGAGGTGCAGATCGAACGGCTCGACTCCGACGTCGCCCAGCGCGGCGAGGTGCCGACGCTGCTCAAGATCGACACCGAGACCACCGAACCCGACGTGCTGGCGGGGGCGCGCGACACGCTCGAGCGCCACCGGCCGTGGATGATCTGCGAGGTGTTGCCGGGCCGCGGCTCCGAGGAGGGGCTGCAGCCGATCCTCGACGGGCTCGGGTACCGCACCTACCGCCTCGACGGCGGCGGGCCGGCCTCCGAGGGGCCGCTGGCGGGCGACACCGACTACGAGTACCTCAACTGGCTGTTCACCCCCGAGGAACCGGACGAGGCCTTCTGGGCCACCGTCGCGACCTGGCGGAACGCCTGGCGCTGAGCGTCGCCGCCGAACCGGATGAACCGATGGCGCCGTTGCGCACGTAGTCCCTGGTGATCGAGTGCAGGCGATCCCGAGAAAAGGGCTGTCCCATGCGGACGCGAGCGCACACACTGGCCGTGGTGACGATGGCGGTGGTGCTGGCCGCCTGCGGTTCGGAGGATCCGCCGGCGGGTGAGGCGACGGGCGAGACCGCCGACGACCCGGCGGCGGACGCCGGCGACACGCCGAGCGGCGAGGAAGCGGGCGAGGAGACCGGCGAGGCGGCCGGCGAGGCGGGCGGCGACGAGGCAGCGGGCGGGGAGGGCGACGTGGCGGTCGCGAGCACGGAACTCGGTGACGTGCTGGTCGATGCCGACGGCATGACGCTGTACCTGTTCACCAACGACCAGGACGGTCAGAGCGTCTGCGAGGACGACTGCGCGGTCGCCTGGCCGCCGCTGCTGGTCGAGGACACGCCGACGGCGGGCGCGGGCGTCGACCCGTCGCTGCTCGGCACGACCGAGCGCAGCGACGGCACCACCCAGGTGACCTATGCGGACTGGCCGCTCTACACCTGGGCCTCCGACCAGGCGCCGGGCGACGTGACGGGCCAGGGCGTCGGTGGGGTGTGGTTCGTGGTCGACCCGCAGGGCGAGGCGATCGAGGACGAGGTGGGCGCGGCCGCCGGCGACGACGGCTACTGATGGTGGGACGATCATCGACGCGCGGTCCGGTCGGCGAGGCGGAACTGCTCGCCGGGGCCGCGCGCGGTGACGAACGCGCCGCGACGGTGCTCTACGACCGCTACGCCGACGGGCTCTACGGCTACGGCCTGCAGCGGCTGCGCGACGAGGAGCTGGCCGAGGAACTGGTCCAGCGGGTGCTGGAGAAGGCCTGGCGGCGGGCCGGCACCTACGACCCGGCGCGTGGGACGGTCGGCGCGTTCCTGTTCGCCATCGCCGCCTCGACGGTGGCGGACCTGCGCCGCACCGCTGCGCGTCGGCCCCGGCCCGTCGGTGAGCTCCACGACCGCGACGCCGCGGTCGACGACGACGCCGAGCGTGTCCTGCTGGCCGCGGCGATGCGCACCGCGCTGGGACGCCTCGCACCCGACCACCGTCGCGTCCTGGAGTTGGCCTACGAGCGTGGACTGAGCCAGCGCGAGATCGCCGACGTGCTGCGCCTGCCGCTGGGAACGGTGAAGTCGCGCACCTACTACGCGCTGAAGACGTTGCGGCTGGCCTGTGAGGAACTCGGGGTGACACCGTGAGCGAATGTGACGAGATCCGCCACGCCCTGGGTGGCTATGTCCTCGACGGGTTGGAGCCGGACGAGCGGGAGCTGGTGGCCGCGCACACGGCTGTCTGCGAGCGCTGTCGCGCCGAGCAGGCGGAGCTCGCCGAGACGGCACGGTGGCTCGGTGCCCTCGACCGCTCGACGTCCGCGACGCCGACGGCGCCGGCCGACCTGCGTCAGCGGGTCCTCGGCGCGCGTCGGAAGCGGCGCGGCCGCATCCGCCTGGTCGCGGCGGCGATGGTCCTGTCCGCGGCGGCCGGCGCGGGCGTGGCCACGCTGGCCTCGCGCCCGCCGCCGCCGGACGCGGCCGTTGCCCTGCAGGCGGACGAACCGGTCGGGATCGTCGGTGAGGCACAGCTGCGCCAGCTCGCCAACGGCGTGGAGGTCGCGCTCGACCTGACCGGGGTCCGAAGCGGGGAGCAGGGCTACTACCACGCCTGGTTGCACGCCGGGGACGTGCGCGCCAGCGCGGGGACGTTCGTGGGGACGGCCGACGCCCGGGCGCGCGTGGAGCTGCTGTGTGGCGGGCGCCTGGCCGACTACGACCGCCTCACCGTGACGTGGCATCCGGCGGGCGGCGACGACGAGGTGGTGGCGCTGGACGCGGCGCTGGACCCGTCCGCGGCCGCGACCGGCGAACCGGGTGCCGAGCCGCTGCCGGGGTGGTGACGTCCGCCCGACCGAGCGGGGCGCTCACTCCAGTTCGAGCGCCCGGGCCAGCAGCGACGCCATCTGGCCGCGACTGAGCGATTCCGTCGGGCAGAAGTCGCGGCCGTCCGACGAGCATCCGCGGGTGATCTGCGCCTCCGCGAGACGGTTGATCGCGTCCTCGTGGACGCTGCCGGCGTCGTCGCGGAAGTGGTCGCGCGTGGCCG includes the following:
- a CDS encoding ABC transporter permease, with translation MSQLSSPPRGLIPLGGKPRARDYLRGLWARRQFAVNLATGQLRGEHMDTVLGSLWRLINPILLIAIYYLIFGIIFDVGGAAVEDADLAGDVRPPNYIAFLTVGVMFYGYMQRTISGGASSIVNNVGLLRSLQFPRAILPLSVAIKEAAGFWPSFLVILATMLLTGEGLFWGMLAFPVVFVMATLFNLGGAMITARLTDTVRDMRNVLPFVFRLGFYLSGVLYDIGRFTQGRPNWQWLEPVFLLNPFYVFISLAREYLMHSHAHFDLRLLWLSAVLWTLLALAGGFFFFTAAEKRYGRG
- a CDS encoding glycosyltransferase, whose protein sequence is MTRRLRALLYGDVDMNVIDGSAVWAQSTALALADAGVEVTLVLKAAVTTDRLLQPLADHAGIVVHAPHAERTVADLGEGQLTPAQFAELAAELDAADRFDLVVLRGFGLVRTVVEDGRLHGRLWTYLTDIPQTVVELTDEAVDQLTAIADASRVVLCQTEELRSFLETGVPATCGKTALFPPIVPAAQVSATDEPPATDDLQLVYIGKFARRWNTLEMTQLPARLAEHGVTAQLHAVGDKIHRGDEVMPDFPHRMREGLENGVGVVWHGGRPRAEAMAQAALAHVGMSWRDAELDASLELSTKVLEYGSLGLPVVLNRTPAHEALLGADYPLFAATEDEVVEVLLDVTRDGERWKLAAERCRTAAAAYTLERASEELRIELGRVFPDAPALARSDGRPLRVVVASHDLKFFTRILDDLQALPQVEVRIDPWASLNDHDEARSRELNDWADVVILEWCGRNAAWYSRHKREGQRLILRLHRFELYTHYPADVQHDAIDQVIAVSPHYADLTRELTDFAPERVVTIANWVDVHAFDRPKDPAARFHLGMIGVSPVTRKRLDLGIDVVERLRAVDPRFMLFVKSKLSWDYWWIWKDDDEQRELQHSLDRLQSSALLRNGVVFDGFGPDVAAWLRKIGFVLSTSDDESFHLSPAEGMASGAVPLVRDWPGSRTIYADRWVHADVDEMVERILDLVHGGGYDAAADEARAQVTEAFDLPGVAEQWRRILVEDLPPDAPGARLMP
- a CDS encoding FkbM family methyltransferase translates to MNQATRIARGLLRRVRRRWRRGRGGPGATPAAGKPAAGKPAAGKPAGKASAGTPSEVAADGPAEGVDRPTQAPTLTQRRFTTRLPVPAGTAPLPPLLVEAPPRAFVAKRLHEVGLAGYEPDTLAAWCAALQLRPPGLVYDVGANIGVFALTAALLVREGLAPAHRIVAVEPTPELVEVARRLIRRNHLDVEVLSMAFGRDDTTAIFHLSDQSDASSSLNEAFRPSTRKVEVQIERLDSDVAQRGEVPTLLKIDTETTEPDVLAGARDTLERHRPWMICEVLPGRGSEEGLQPILDGLGYRTYRLDGGGPASEGPLAGDTDYEYLNWLFTPEEPDEAFWATVATWRNAWR
- a CDS encoding RNA polymerase sigma factor, with product MVGRSSTRGPVGEAELLAGAARGDERAATVLYDRYADGLYGYGLQRLRDEELAEELVQRVLEKAWRRAGTYDPARGTVGAFLFAIAASTVADLRRTAARRPRPVGELHDRDAAVDDDAERVLLAAAMRTALGRLAPDHRRVLELAYERGLSQREIADVLRLPLGTVKSRTYYALKTLRLACEELGVTP
- a CDS encoding anti-sigma factor → MSECDEIRHALGGYVLDGLEPDERELVAAHTAVCERCRAEQAELAETARWLGALDRSTSATPTAPADLRQRVLGARRKRRGRIRLVAAAMVLSAAAGAGVATLASRPPPPDAAVALQADEPVGIVGEAQLRQLANGVEVALDLTGVRSGEQGYYHAWLHAGDVRASAGTFVGTADARARVELLCGGRLADYDRLTVTWHPAGGDDEVVALDAALDPSAAATGEPGAEPLPGW